One window of Leishmania mexicana MHOM/GT/2001/U1103 complete genome, chromosome 12 genomic DNA carries:
- a CDS encoding arginine N-methyltransferase-like protein: MSSAKQCEEAAAEGTVVKTTANKDYYFDSYSHYGIHMEMLKDYHRTTAYRDAIWRNAYMFKNKVVLDVGCGTGILSMFAARAGARKVIGIDCSNVAVQARRIVQDNDFGDVITIIQGKVEELDLDEKVDIIISEWMGYFLLYESMLNTVLYARDRWGAPDVKILPNSANMYACGITDPQYIEQKFNIWNNVNGLDFSYFKRLSYIEPLIDTVDPQQIITDIVPFFSFDINKVAAEELSFTRTFTLEAKQGDFVHAISVHFDTPFYAGHDPVVLNTSPMVPPTHWRQTVLYIFHPLIMKRGEKANFTMKCVPNPGNPRDLDISLRIDFDGELQACHYDQDFRLR; this comes from the coding sequence ATGTCCTCGGCAAAACAGTGTGAGGAggccgcggcggaggggaCCGTGGTGAAGACAACAGCGAACAAGGACTACTACTTCGACTCCTACAGCCACTACGGCATTCACATGGAGATGCTGAAAGACTACCACCGCACGACGGCCTATCGCGATGCGATCTGGCGTAATGCGTACATGTTCAAGAACAAGGTCGTCCTTGACGTGGGGTGCGGTACTGGTATTCTCTCCATGTTTGCTGCCCGCGCGGGTGCGCGCAAGGTCATTGGCATCGACTGCAGCAAtgtggcggtgcaggcaCGCCGGATTGTGCAGGACAACGACTTCGGCGACGTCATCACCATTATCCAAGGCAAGGTGGAGGAGCTAGACCTGGATGAGAAGGTGGACATTATCATTAGCGAGTGGATGGGCTACTTCCTCCTGTACGAGTCCATGCTGAACACAGTCCTCTACGCGCGTGACCGCTGGGGTGCGCCGGATGTGAAGATTCTGCCGAACAGCGCCAACATGTACGCATGCGGCATCACGGACCCGCAGTACATCGAGCAGAAGTTCAACATCTGGAATAACGTGAATGGGCTCGACTTCTCCTACTTCAAGCGCCTCAGCTACATTGAGCCGCTCATCGACACCGTCGACCCGCAGCAGATCATCACTGACATTGTTCCGTTCTTCTCCTTTGACATCAACAAGGTGGCCGCGGAAGAGTTGTCCTTCACAAGAACATTTACACTGGAGGCGAAGCAGGGCGACTTTGTGCACGCCATCTCGGTTCACTTTGACACCCCATTCTACGCAGGCCATGATCCCGTGGTACTGAATACGTCGCCAATGGTGCCGCCCACGCACTGGCGGCAGACGGTGCTCTACATTTTCCATCCGCTGATCATGAAGCGAGGCGAAAAGGCGAACTTCACGATGAAGTGTGTGCCGAACCCGGGAAACCCGCGGGACCTTGACATTTCTCTGCGCATCGACTTTGATGGTGAGCTGCAGGCGTGCCACTACGACCAAGACTTCCGCCTCCGGTGA
- a CDS encoding putative serine peptidase: MVVMASRLDAFVKSIIFPRPKNATYDTSTHPSKLVHIPLVDPHRHVENGAFTYGYLLANPKATHVLLYAHPNAVDIGMAYKELRYVSKEASISVLLFEYSGYGLTHTPITEASIHQDTLSAYLFLRRYFGVPANRVILCGRSLGASPAAFLAAFLPPLQRPCLLILQCPFTALSECINEFSQNAVSIANFLGYNWFRTIDIITDVSCPVVLHHGTNDTTVRIDHSYALQRARDTAAKPCVTYLYQEDGKGHNNLSSATLVRILRERVVTEALLPLLLPQSKLFLANASVYARLFCDDSGMGFATLSDAVASWLAKLSLHFCAPPLDQLYVLLTASVCTFTMECARAWQVYCALIRKNLCGDAVHERCSKDVFLHRCLACWGSPLGVHIAVERVNSTKEVRCFGFATCRDAMLDAPALYPAKSTEALLSVLEIGVTPGLLSCMKRCLTTAPDMLQEEEMPCFVQHDTVSAVQLECERVVAFLTEEDKKRLCALLKDMDAGFSNNLSNKAYERLQRSPSTSLQMSSESFEELKEWLRPWTSTRGTDMHALAQEVPWDDYLLRSRSVARQHVLNETMSWEECCLAMEESEVVSKIYTLFQEMSAQYLRPTFHSHVTGTVGSRA, encoded by the coding sequence ATGGTAGTCATGGCCAGCCGTCTAGACGCCTTCGTTAAATCGATCATTTTCCCTCGCCCTAAAAACGCCACCTACGACACCTCCACTCATCCCAGCAAGCTCGTGCACATACCGCTAGTCGAcccacaccgacacgtcGAAAACGGCGCCTTCACCTACGGCTACCTGCTGGCAAATCCCAAGGCAACTCATGTACTCCTGTACGCCCACCCCAATGCCGTAGACATCGGCATGGCCTACAAGGAGCTCCGCTACGTGAGCAAAGAGGCCTCCATCAGCGTGCTACTGTTCGAGTACTCGGGCTACGGGCTCACCCACACCCCCATAACAGAAGCCAGCATTCACCAGGACACGCTTTCCGCCTACCTCTTCCTGCGCCGCTACTTTGGCGTGCCAGCGAACCGCGTAATTCTCTGCGGCCGCTCTCTCGGGGCTTCTCCCGCCGCATTTCTGGCCGCCTTCCTTCCACCGCTCCAGCGGCCATGCTTGCTTATTCTCCAGTGCCCCTTCACCGCGCTTAGCGAGTGCATCAACGAGTTCTCGCAGAACGCCGTGTCCATCGCGAACTTTCTAGGGTACAACTGGTTTCGAACTATCGATATCATCACGGACGTGAGTTGCCCGGTCGTGCTTCACCACGGCACTAACGATACCACTGTCAGGATCGACCACTCCTACGCTCTCCAGCGGGCCCGCGACACCGCTGCGAAACCGTGCGTCACCTACCTTTACCAAGAGGACGGGAAAGGCCACAACAACCTCAGCTCCGCCACTTTGGTGCGCATTCTTCGAGAGCGTGTCGTCACGGaggctctgctgccgctgctactGCCCCAATCGAAGCTGTTCTTGGCGAACGCATCTGTCTACGCGCGGCTTTTCTGCGACGATAGCGGAATGGGGTTTGCCACGCTCAGCGACGCTGTGGCATCCTGGTTGGCAAAGCTGTCCCTCCACTTTTGCGCACCGCCGCTTGATCAGCTGTATGTACTACTGACAGCAAGCGTCTGCACCTTCACGATGGAGTGCGCGCGGGCGTGGCAGGTTTACTGCGCGCTCATCAGGAAGAACTTATGTGGCGACGCGGTACACGAGCGATGCTCCAAGGATGTGTTTCTTCATCGGTGCCTGGCGTGCTGGGGGAGCCCCCTTGGCGTCCACATCGCTGTCGAGCGCGTAAACTCGACGAAGGAGGTCCGCTGCTTCGGCTTTGCCACTTGCCGTGACGCGATGCTGGACGCACCGGCTTTGTACCCGGCAAAGTCCACGGAGGCGCTGCTAAGCGTGCTAGAAATTGGTGTCACGCCAGGGCTGCTGTCGTGCATGAAGCGGTGcctcaccaccgcccccgACATGctgcaagaggaggagatgccATGCTTTGTGCAGCACGACACGGTAagcgcggtgcagctggagTGTGAGCGTGTCGTGGCTTTTCTGACCGAGGAAGACAAGAAGCGTCTGTGTGCCTTGCTAAAAGACATGGACGCCGGCTTCAGCAACAATCTGTCCAACAAGGCTTatgagcggctgcagcgttCACCGTCCACGTCTCTCCAAATGAGCTCGGAGTCGTTCGAAGAGCTGAAGGAGTGGCTGCGGCCGTGGACCTCCACACGCGGAACAGACATGCATGCACTGGCACAGGAGGTACCGTGGGATGACTATCTGCTGCGCAGTCGGTCCGTTGCTCGACAGCACGTGCTTAATGAGACCATGAGCTGGGAGGAGTGCTGCCTGGCCATGGAGGAGAGCGAAGTGGTTTCCAAAATCTACACCCTCTTTCAGGAAATGTCAGCCCAATACCTGCGGCCGACCTTTCACTCTCACGTCACTGGGACGGTGGGATCCCGTGCATAA